One window from the genome of Cryptomeria japonica chromosome 6, Sugi_1.0, whole genome shotgun sequence encodes:
- the LOC131051047 gene encoding (R,S)-reticuline 7-O-methyltransferase-like, producing the protein MAPTLTVAIPQVSEQEAQMDKLKLYDIIAEASGSLAVEEIAAHFSESTKEESPPPIEYLFHLLRFLASQEVFIESHTRRTSGKLDMASQAFLNYFSLQEWQHLHESVLEGSNAFSKPTRFMRINSLVDVGGGLGSALSFIMDNCKHIRGINFDLPYVIASALPIAGVQHVSGNMFEHIPSADAIFIKSVLHDWSDDDCVRVFRRCYEAIPENGKVIIVDALIVERKKSKDNKENLLRGVGLVFDMEMMLLSTGGKEQIEMEFKQILSKAGFKSYTIFKLPSFQKIIEVSKF; encoded by the exons ATGGCTCCAACACTTACAGTTGCAATTCCCCAAGTTTCTGAACAAGAAGCCCAAATGGATAAGCTAAAACTGTATGACATAATTGCTGAGGCTTCAGGCTCTCTTGCCGTAGAAGAAATTGCTGCTCATTTTTCAGAGTCCACCAAAGAAGAAAGCCCACCTCCCATAGAATATCTGTttcatcttctgagatttctagcCTCCCAAGAAGTGTTTATTGAATCCCACACCAGGAGGACTTCAGGCAAACTAGATATGGCCTCACAGGCCTTTCTAAATTACTT TAGCCTCCAGGAATGGCAGCATCTGCATGAGTCTGTGTTAGAAGGCAGCAACGCCTTCAGTAAGCCAACAAGATTTATGAGGATTAATTCTTTGGTTGATGTTGGGGGAGGTCTGGGATCTGCCTTGTCTTTTATTATGGACAATTGCAAACACATTAGAGGAATTAATTTTGACTTGCCTTATGTCATTGCATCTGCACTTCCTATCGCTG gaGTACAACATGTGAGTGGCAATATGTTTGAACATATTCCATCAGCTGATGCAATCTTTATCAAG TCAGTTTTGCATGATTGGAGTGATGATGATTGTGTAAGAGTGTTCAGAAGGTGCTATGAGGCTATACCAGAAAATGGAAAAGTTATAATCGTTGATGCCCTTATCGTTGAAAGAAAAAAATCTAAAGATAACAAAGAAAATCTTCTAAGGGGAGTGGGATTGGTATTTGATATGGAAATGATGCTATTGAGTACTGGTGGAAAGGAGCAAATAGAGATGGAGTTTAAACAAATTCTTAGCAAAGCGGGTTTCAAAAGCTACACCATCTTCAAATTACCATCTTTTCAAAAGATTATTGAGGTCTCCAAGTTTTGA